TGGGCGCTGGTAATGCGGTCGAGTCTGTGTTTATTCCTGAGGATGATCGAGGCACCTTGTGTATCTCTTCTCAGGCGGGCTGTGCAGTCAATTGCCGTTTTTGCTCAACTGGGCACCAAGGCTTCTCACGCAATCTGACTTCTGGCGAAATCATTGGACAACTTTGGTTTGCTGAGCATCTTTTGCGCAATGACCCACAAGCAGTTCGTCGCATTGAAAAGTTTCCAACGCCAGGTTGGGAGCACACTGGTCGAGTGATTTCTAATGTGGTGATGATGGGCATGGGTGAGCCCTTGCTCAACTATGACAACGTGGTTTCTGCATTGCGCTTGATGCTGGATGATAGGGCGTACGGTTTATCACGCCGTCGTGTGACAGTCTCCACATCAGGTGTAGTGCCGATGATTGATCGTCTCGCACAAGATTGCCCAGTAGCGTTGGCAGTTTCTTTGCACGCACCGAATGACGCATTACGCGATCAATTGGTGCCACTCAATCAAAAATATCCTTTACGTGAATTGCTTGATGCGTGCGAACGTTACTTGCCATTTGCGCCGAGGGACTTCTTGACCTTTGAATACTGCATGCTCGATGGCGTGAATGACTCCGACATCCAAGCAAAAGAATTAGTGCGCTTACTCAGAAACATTAAGTGCAAAATTAATCTCATCCCATTCAATCCTTTCCCAGAGTCCGGTCTCAAGCGCTCATCAGCGCAACGCGTCAATGCTTTTGCTGGCATCCTTTTAGATGCGGGCATGGTGGCTACTGTACGAAAGACACGCGGTGATGACATTGCAGCCGCCTGCGGTCAGTTGGCAGGAGATGTTGTAGATCGCACTCGTGTGCGTGAACGCGCTGTTCACAATGCCGAGATTGAACTCGCCGAGGTTGAGCCGGATGAAGAGTTTGATCAAGATACCAATCTGGGGCCAAACGAGCATCCCATTGAGTGGCTCAAAAAGCTGAAGTAATAATTAGAACCCAACCCATAGATCCTAATGCGCTCTAATCATTCATTGCCACCACTTCCGCTAGGTCCATCCCCTAAGCGTGCAACGCGTCAAGCAACCGTTGCCTGGAAAACCAACATCATTACCGTTGGTGGAGATGCGCCGGTGCGCGTGCAGTCAATGACTAATACCGATACTGCGGATGCGGTGGGTACTGCAATTCAGGTAAAAGAATTAGCTCGCGCTGGTTCGGAGATGGTGCGTATCACTGTCAATACTCCAGAGGCAGCTGCCGCAGTTCCCTATATTCGTGAGCAGTTAGACAAGATGGATGTTTTGGTGCCATTGATTGGCGACTTCCATTACAACGGCCATACTTTATTAAACGATTTTCCGGAGTGCGCTAAAGCCCTCTCCAAGTACCGCATCAACCCAGGCAATGTGGGTAAGGGCGCCAAGCGCGATCCACAATTTGCACAAATGATTGAAGCTGCTTGCAAATACGACAAGCCTATTCGAATTGGTGTGAATTGGGGCAGCTTGGATCAAGAGCTTCTGGCTTCGATTATGGATAGCAATGCAGCCCTGACAAATCCAAAAACCGCTCAAGAAGTGATGATTGAGGCTTTGATTCAGTCGGCTTTGCAGTCAGCAGAAAAAGCGGTTGAGTTTGGTATGAATCCTGACCAAATTTTGCTTTCTTGCAAAGTCAGCAATGTTCAAGATTTAGTTGCTGTGTATCGTGATTTGTCTCGTCGCTCTGACTATCCGCTGCACTTGGGTCTAACTGAAGCAGGTATGGGCAGCAAAGGTATCGTGTCTTCAACAGCAGCAATGGGTATTTTGTTGCAAGAAGGTATTGGCGATACGATCCGTGTTTCATTGACGCCTGATCCAGGCGCTCCTCGTGAAAATGAAGTTATCGTTGCCCAAGAAATATTACAAACCATGGGCTTGCGTAATTTCACGCCGATGGTGATTGCATGTCCAGGTTGCGGAAGAACTACCAGCACTACCTTCCAGGAGTTGGCAGCGAATATCCAGTCTTATTTGCGTCAACAGATGCCTGTTTGGAAGAAAACCCATCCTGGCGTAGAGAATATGAACGTCGCCGTGATGGGCTGTATCGTGAATGGCCCAGGCGAGAGTAAGCATGCCAATATTGGTATTTCCTTGCCAGGAACGGGTGAAACCCCTGCGGCGCCAGTGTTTGTCGATGGAATTAAAGTCAAAACGCTGCGTGGTGAGAAAATTGCCGAAGAGTTTCAGGTGATCGTAGATGACTATGTCAAACAAAACTACGCTGCCAAGCTTTAACAAGACGAATAATAAAAATGACTGATGAGAACAAGCAAACCAAAGTCCAGAAAACGCAAAAGATAAATGGCGTGCGCGGTATGAATGATTTACTGCCAGCAGATGCTGCGCAGTGGGCTCATCTTGAGCATGTATTACGTGATTTGACTCGTGCTTACGGCTATGAGTTTTTGCGAACACCCATTGTTGAGGCAACTGCAGTATTTCAACGTGGTATCGGAGAAGTTACCGACATTGTCGAAAAAGAAATGTACTCGTTCGAGGATCGCTTAAATGGCGAGCAACTCACCTTACGTCCTGAGGGTACTGCCGCTTTAGTACGTTCTGTAATTGAAAATAACTTGCTATACGAAGGACCTAAGCGTCTTTGGTATACCGGACCGATGTTTCGTCATGAGCGCCCACAGCGTGGTCGCTATCGCCAGTTCCACCAGTTTGGTATTGAGGCCTTAGGGTTTGCCGGACCTGATATTGATGCTGAAATCATTCTCATGGGTCAGCGCTTATGGGATGAGTTAGGTTTGAAGGGCGTCCGTTTAGAAATAAACTCCCTAGGCCAGGCTCCTGAGCGTGCCGAGCACCGCGCCGCATTGGTAGCTTACTTTGAGAAAAATCAATCGCAGCTCGATGAAGATTCACAGCGTCGTCTCACTACCAATCCCTTGCGTATATTGGATTCTAAAAATCCAGAGATGCAGGCATTGATTGAAGGCGCACCAAAATTATTGGATTTCTTGGGCGAAGAGTCGCTGAAGCATTTCAATGCAGTACAGGCATTAATTAAAGCGAATAACATCCCCTGTAAAATTAATCCTCGTTTAGTTCGCGGTCTTGATTACTACAACCTCACTGTATTCGAGTGGGTGACTGATGAATTAGGTGCTCAAGGCACTATTGCTGGCGGTGGACGCTATGATCCATTGATTGAGCGTATGGGTGGCAAAGCTGCGCCAGCTTGTGGTTGGGCTATGGGTATGGAGCGGGTTCTGGAACTCATGAAGATTTCTGGATCATTGCCAGAAGCTCAGGCCCAATGCGATATTTTTGTATTGCATCAAGGTGGCGATACTTTGACCGCTGCCATGATCATCGCCGAACGCTTGCGGAGCGCTGGAATCGATACCATCTTATTCTGTCCCCCTGACGGTCAATCGGCCAGCTTTAAGTCCCAAATGAAGAAGGCGGATAGTAGTGGGGCCGCCTTTGCGGTCATTATTGGGCCTGATGAATTAGCCAAGAATGAGGCGCAACTCAAGGACTTGCGCGGTACGGGTGAGCAAAAGTCCGTGCCTCTGGATGATGTCTTGGGGGCGGCAATTGATGCCTTAGTAGGCGCCTCCGAATAGAATTAAGCTA
This region of Polynucleobacter sp. JS-JIR-II-50 genomic DNA includes:
- the ispG gene encoding flavodoxin-dependent (E)-4-hydroxy-3-methylbut-2-enyl-diphosphate synthase; this encodes MRSNHSLPPLPLGPSPKRATRQATVAWKTNIITVGGDAPVRVQSMTNTDTADAVGTAIQVKELARAGSEMVRITVNTPEAAAAVPYIREQLDKMDVLVPLIGDFHYNGHTLLNDFPECAKALSKYRINPGNVGKGAKRDPQFAQMIEAACKYDKPIRIGVNWGSLDQELLASIMDSNAALTNPKTAQEVMIEALIQSALQSAEKAVEFGMNPDQILLSCKVSNVQDLVAVYRDLSRRSDYPLHLGLTEAGMGSKGIVSSTAAMGILLQEGIGDTIRVSLTPDPGAPRENEVIVAQEILQTMGLRNFTPMVIACPGCGRTTSTTFQELAANIQSYLRQQMPVWKKTHPGVENMNVAVMGCIVNGPGESKHANIGISLPGTGETPAAPVFVDGIKVKTLRGEKIAEEFQVIVDDYVKQNYAAKL
- the hisS gene encoding histidine--tRNA ligase, which gives rise to MTDENKQTKVQKTQKINGVRGMNDLLPADAAQWAHLEHVLRDLTRAYGYEFLRTPIVEATAVFQRGIGEVTDIVEKEMYSFEDRLNGEQLTLRPEGTAALVRSVIENNLLYEGPKRLWYTGPMFRHERPQRGRYRQFHQFGIEALGFAGPDIDAEIILMGQRLWDELGLKGVRLEINSLGQAPERAEHRAALVAYFEKNQSQLDEDSQRRLTTNPLRILDSKNPEMQALIEGAPKLLDFLGEESLKHFNAVQALIKANNIPCKINPRLVRGLDYYNLTVFEWVTDELGAQGTIAGGGRYDPLIERMGGKAAPACGWAMGMERVLELMKISGSLPEAQAQCDIFVLHQGGDTLTAAMIIAERLRSAGIDTILFCPPDGQSASFKSQMKKADSSGAAFAVIIGPDELAKNEAQLKDLRGTGEQKSVPLDDVLGAAIDALVGASE
- the rlmN gene encoding 23S rRNA (adenine(2503)-C(2))-methyltransferase RlmN, coding for MAAYVAGLNEKPFRAKQLMQWIHQRGVADINDMSDLAKSFRATLLDKAEVLSLPVIKDEHANDGTRKWLLDVGAGNAVESVFIPEDDRGTLCISSQAGCAVNCRFCSTGHQGFSRNLTSGEIIGQLWFAEHLLRNDPQAVRRIEKFPTPGWEHTGRVISNVVMMGMGEPLLNYDNVVSALRLMLDDRAYGLSRRRVTVSTSGVVPMIDRLAQDCPVALAVSLHAPNDALRDQLVPLNQKYPLRELLDACERYLPFAPRDFLTFEYCMLDGVNDSDIQAKELVRLLRNIKCKINLIPFNPFPESGLKRSSAQRVNAFAGILLDAGMVATVRKTRGDDIAAACGQLAGDVVDRTRVRERAVHNAEIELAEVEPDEEFDQDTNLGPNEHPIEWLKKLK